One Ictalurus punctatus breed USDA103 chromosome 10, Coco_2.0, whole genome shotgun sequence genomic region harbors:
- the ap1s2 gene encoding AP-1 complex subunit sigma-2 has translation MQFMLLFSRQGKLRLQKWYVALSDSQKKKISREVIQMVLARKPKMCSFLEWRDLKIVYKRYASLYFCCAVEDQENELITLEIIHRYVELLDKYFGSVCELDIIFNFEKAYYILDEFILGGEAQETSKKIVLKAIEQADMLQEEAEAPRSVLEEIGLT, from the exons ATGCAGTTCATGCTGCTGTTTAGTCGGCAGGGCAAGCTGCGCTTGCAGAAGTGGTATGTTGCGCTGtccgactcccaaaagaagaaGATCTCCCGTGAGGTCATCCAGATGGTGCTGGCCCGCAAACCTAAAATGTGCAGCTTTCTGGAGTGGAGAGACTTAAAAATTGTCTACAAGAG aTATGCCAGTCTGTATTTCTGCTGTGCTGTAGAAGACCAAGAGAATGAACTGATAACCCTCGAGATCATCCACAGATACGTCGAGCTGCTGGACAAGTATTTCGGCAGT GTATGCGAGCTGGACATCATCTTCAACTTTGAGAAGGCATACTACATCTTGGATGAGTTTATACTGGGTGGGGAAGCTCAGGAGACGTCAAAAAAGATTGTATTGAAGGCCATTGAACAGGCAGATATGTTGCAAGAG GAAGCAGAAGCACCGCGCAGTGTACTGGAGGAGATTGGACTCACATAA